In the genome of Granulibacter bethesdensis CGDNIH1, one region contains:
- the erpA gene encoding iron-sulfur cluster insertion protein ErpA, protein MDALETSPDISSSGSAVGFGVSASAAARIAEIAQGQALRVSVLAGGCSGFQYQFALDGQRADDDVVIERDGAVVLVDPASLEFLAGAELDYKDALMGSHFTIRNPNATASCGCGTSFSVE, encoded by the coding sequence ATGGACGCACTCGAAACCTCTCCTGACATTTCTTCCTCCGGCTCGGCAGTGGGGTTCGGCGTATCGGCCTCAGCCGCCGCACGCATTGCCGAAATTGCACAAGGGCAAGCCCTGCGCGTTTCCGTGCTGGCAGGGGGATGCAGCGGTTTCCAATATCAGTTTGCTCTGGATGGGCAGCGGGCCGATGATGATGTCGTTATCGAGCGCGACGGAGCAGTCGTTCTGGTCGATCCGGCGAGTCTGGAATTTTTGGCCGGTGCAGAACTCGATTACAAGGATGCGCTGATGGGCAGTCATTTCACTATCCGAAACCCGAATGCGACCGCCTCCTGCGGCTGCGGCACCAGCTTCTCGGTTGAATGA
- a CDS encoding exodeoxyribonuclease III gives MKIATWNVNSIRQREGHVLSWLERNQPDILLLQEIKCETAAFPAQAFAKLGYQAEAVGQKAYNGVAVLSRVPFEVTQRTLPGLPPDDAQARYIEIRALNTIIGNLYLPNGNSGGEAGYAYKLGWMEHLAQHAASLLAAGEDLILAGDYNVCPTEEDYAPGALPPEDALLRPETRARFRSLLWLGLTDAVRAMRPSGQIYTFWDYQAGAWPRDRGLRIDHALLSSRMAERLIEALPDRMERDQPQPSDHVPVIISFEP, from the coding sequence GTGAAAATCGCCACCTGGAATGTGAACTCCATCAGGCAGCGAGAGGGTCATGTACTGTCCTGGCTGGAGCGGAATCAGCCGGACATCCTGTTGTTGCAGGAAATCAAATGCGAAACCGCTGCCTTTCCGGCACAGGCTTTTGCCAAACTGGGATATCAGGCCGAGGCAGTCGGGCAAAAAGCCTATAATGGGGTGGCTGTGCTGTCCCGCGTGCCGTTTGAGGTCACACAGCGCACCCTCCCGGGCCTTCCCCCCGACGATGCACAGGCGCGCTATATCGAGATCAGAGCGCTGAACACCATCATCGGCAATCTCTACCTGCCAAACGGCAATAGTGGGGGGGAAGCCGGATACGCCTACAAGCTTGGCTGGATGGAGCATCTTGCACAGCATGCCGCCAGCTTGCTGGCTGCCGGCGAGGACCTCATTCTTGCGGGAGATTACAATGTCTGCCCGACCGAGGAGGATTACGCCCCCGGCGCCCTGCCTCCGGAGGATGCCTTGCTGCGGCCAGAAACAAGGGCGCGATTCCGGTCATTACTCTGGCTGGGCCTGACCGATGCCGTGCGGGCAATGCGGCCATCGGGACAGATTTATACATTCTGGGATTATCAGGCGGGTGCGTGGCCGCGTGACCGGGGGCTGCGTATCGACCACGCCCTGTTATCAAGCCGCATGGCAGAGCGACTGATCGAAGCCCTTCCTGACCGGATGGAGCGTGATCAGCCGCAGCCTTCGGACCATGTTCCGGTCATAATATCGTTCGAGCCTTGA
- a CDS encoding sugar porter family MFS transporter: MSGRANRDASQQAVRQRGEADMNFTFMVIVAALGGLLFGYDTGVISGALPFLREDFNLDSWNESLVAAITLAGATLGAMAGGNLADRFGRRLMILLTSILFIVGAVLSAFAGSILVLTAGRLIVGLAIGVSSLITPLYLSEIAPASRRGGMVSMNQFFITLGILVAFLVDYAFSFSRAWSWMLGLGAVPGIILFLGMLALPESPRWLLKNGHVDQAADALRQLMGKEQAEGEFKSLNHFMQTELASERTANGVSIFNDRRYRLPLVIGVGLAVLQQVTGINTVIYFGPQIFSAAGIGDHSASILANVLIGVVNVGMTIIAMRLMDRAGRRSLLINGLLGMTIGLLLLAFGFWIGTSGPGGASAWIAIAALSIYIAAFAIGMGPVFWLIISEIFPLHARGRGMAVATVANWGSNAIVAYTFLPMLNSVGIISTFLIFALMSVVSIFFTIRFVPETTGQTLEDIERSMSAS, translated from the coding sequence ATCAGCGGCCGGGCCAATCGGGATGCCTCTCAACAGGCTGTCAGGCAGAGAGGGGAAGCGGATATGAATTTCACATTCATGGTGATCGTGGCAGCTCTCGGCGGCCTTTTGTTCGGCTATGACACAGGTGTCATTTCCGGCGCGCTACCTTTCCTTCGTGAAGACTTCAACCTTGATTCCTGGAACGAAAGTCTGGTCGCTGCCATCACTCTTGCAGGTGCCACTTTGGGGGCTATGGCGGGGGGAAATCTGGCCGACCGGTTTGGTCGGCGCCTGATGATCTTGCTTACATCCATACTGTTTATTGTCGGTGCCGTTCTCTCGGCCTTCGCCGGGAGCATTCTGGTTCTGACGGCTGGCCGCCTGATCGTCGGGCTGGCCATTGGCGTGTCATCACTCATCACCCCGCTCTATCTGTCGGAAATTGCCCCTGCCTCACGGAGAGGCGGAATGGTGTCGATGAACCAGTTTTTCATCACACTCGGTATTCTGGTGGCGTTTCTGGTGGATTACGCCTTTTCCTTTTCCCGTGCATGGTCGTGGATGCTGGGCCTTGGCGCTGTACCAGGCATAATCCTGTTTCTGGGAATGCTTGCTTTGCCGGAAAGCCCACGCTGGCTGCTGAAAAACGGCCATGTTGATCAGGCTGCGGATGCATTGCGGCAGTTGATGGGGAAGGAGCAGGCAGAAGGAGAGTTCAAAAGTCTGAATCATTTCATGCAGACAGAGTTAGCGTCCGAGAGAACTGCCAATGGAGTTTCCATTTTCAATGATCGACGTTACCGCCTGCCTCTGGTGATCGGGGTTGGTCTGGCCGTGCTGCAACAGGTCACCGGCATCAACACAGTCATCTATTTCGGCCCACAGATTTTCAGTGCGGCGGGTATTGGCGATCATTCCGCCTCCATTCTTGCCAATGTGCTGATCGGCGTCGTCAACGTCGGTATGACAATTATTGCCATGCGCCTGATGGACCGGGCCGGACGACGCTCCCTGCTCATCAATGGTCTGCTCGGCATGACGATTGGCCTGCTACTACTTGCTTTCGGTTTCTGGATCGGCACATCCGGCCCAGGAGGAGCTTCCGCCTGGATCGCCATTGCCGCCTTGTCGATCTACATTGCCGCTTTCGCCATTGGAATGGGGCCGGTTTTCTGGCTGATCATCAGCGAGATATTTCCCCTCCATGCGCGAGGGCGCGGCATGGCGGTGGCGACAGTCGCCAACTGGGGTTCCAACGCCATTGTCGCCTATACTTTCCTGCCAATGCTCAACAGTGTGGGGATCATCTCTACCTTTCTGATTTTTGCCCTCATGTCGGTGGTATCCATTTTCTTCACGATCCGCTTCGTGCCGGAAACGACCGGGCAAACCCTGGAGGACATTGAGCGGAGTATGAGTGCTTCCTGA
- a CDS encoding MFS transporter, translating to MRFSLLALAVASFGIGTTEFVIMGLLPDVAKSLDVSIPKAGLLVTGYALAVTFGSPLLAIATARLPRRSTLMGLMGIFILGNILCGLAGNYTLLMLARIFTALAHGAFFGIGSVVASQIVPRHQRAQAVAMMFSGLTLANVLGVPLGTLLGQWAGWRATFWVVSAIGVIAFTALAIWVPAVPAERGVNMLAEFKTLRRPQVLLTMLISVICSVSLFTVYTYITPLLEQVTGFSDRTVTIALLLFGVGLTGGNYIGGRLADWKLMPSVVGLLIALILVLLLFTGTVLNPALAIATMIVWGAIAFALVSPLQLRVVDQAVDARNLASTLNQGAFNLGNATGAWLGGVMLSWGFGYRTLPPLAAAIALLALGLTLYAIRVEHANTAHTRPCGQR from the coding sequence GTGCGTTTTTCTTTGCTGGCTCTTGCTGTTGCCTCCTTCGGTATCGGAACAACCGAGTTCGTCATCATGGGCCTGCTGCCGGATGTGGCAAAAAGCCTGGATGTCAGCATCCCCAAGGCCGGGCTGCTGGTGACGGGATATGCCCTTGCCGTCACCTTCGGTTCGCCATTGTTGGCAATTGCCACCGCTCGTCTGCCAAGGCGCTCAACGCTGATGGGCCTGATGGGGATATTCATCCTCGGCAATATTTTGTGCGGCCTTGCCGGCAATTACACCCTGCTGATGCTGGCACGGATTTTCACGGCGTTGGCCCATGGGGCATTTTTCGGCATCGGCTCTGTCGTTGCTTCCCAGATCGTGCCGCGTCATCAGCGGGCACAAGCTGTCGCCATGATGTTTTCCGGCCTGACACTGGCCAATGTACTGGGCGTACCACTTGGTACCCTGCTTGGACAATGGGCCGGATGGCGCGCTACTTTCTGGGTCGTCTCAGCCATTGGCGTCATAGCCTTTACAGCTCTGGCTATATGGGTTCCCGCTGTTCCGGCAGAGCGGGGCGTCAACATGCTGGCAGAGTTCAAAACCCTCCGGCGACCACAGGTGCTGCTGACCATGCTGATCAGCGTGATCTGCTCCGTCAGCCTGTTCACGGTCTATACCTACATTACCCCTCTGCTTGAGCAGGTCACCGGTTTTTCAGACCGTACCGTCACCATCGCCCTGCTCCTGTTCGGCGTCGGGTTGACAGGGGGGAATTATATTGGCGGTCGGCTGGCGGACTGGAAGCTGATGCCTTCCGTCGTCGGATTACTGATCGCCCTGATCCTGGTGTTGCTTCTGTTCACCGGGACAGTCCTCAACCCTGCCCTGGCCATTGCAACCATGATCGTATGGGGCGCCATCGCGTTCGCTTTGGTCTCTCCCCTGCAATTAAGAGTGGTTGATCAGGCCGTGGACGCCCGTAATCTGGCATCTACCCTCAATCAGGGAGCCTTCAATCTGGGCAATGCAACCGGGGCGTGGCTGGGAGGGGTGATGCTGTCATGGGGATTCGGGTACCGGACCCTGCCTCCTCTGGCCGCCGCTATTGCGTTACTGGCTCTGGGCTTGACGCTGTATGCGATCAGGGTGGAGCACGCCAATACGGCCCACACCCGGCCCTGCGGCCAGCGCTGA
- a CDS encoding ABC transporter substrate-binding protein gives MHYLKPIKRRSLLQAAGMALPVGLLVRTGWAATEQAIPDAGAHQHASTGSPAFALPEPKKLRVTWNANSVCTVSVPAAAERGIFKKYNLDVELINFGGSTDQLLEAIATGKADAGVGMTLRWLKPLEQGFDVRITSGIHGGCMRLLAPKDSTIRSVADLRGQTIGTSDLAAPDKNFFTILAYQQGVPADSIDWRAYPADLLSVALKKGEVKAISLNDPLAWLIKEREGLVEIATNLTSPYQHSVCCILGIRGSMVRDDRAAARALTAALRESQEWAAAHPAEAAAIYAAHSGKVKAEQVESMLRSHTQHHMPSGQALEQEIITYAAALRDIGVIRSRTDPERFAKQITADVLS, from the coding sequence ATGCATTACCTGAAGCCCATCAAACGCAGAAGCCTTCTTCAGGCTGCCGGTATGGCGCTTCCTGTCGGGTTGCTGGTCCGAACTGGCTGGGCCGCTACTGAGCAGGCGATACCTGACGCTGGAGCACACCAGCACGCCAGCACCGGCTCTCCAGCATTCGCATTGCCAGAGCCGAAAAAATTGCGTGTGACCTGGAATGCGAATTCAGTATGCACAGTCAGCGTTCCGGCAGCAGCGGAGCGCGGTATTTTCAAAAAGTATAATCTTGATGTGGAGCTGATTAATTTCGGTGGCTCGACAGATCAGTTGCTGGAAGCGATTGCTACCGGGAAAGCCGATGCCGGTGTCGGCATGACCCTGCGCTGGCTGAAGCCGCTGGAGCAGGGATTCGATGTGCGCATTACCAGTGGTATTCATGGCGGCTGCATGCGTCTGCTGGCACCGAAGGATTCAACCATCCGCAGCGTCGCCGATCTGCGCGGGCAGACAATCGGCACCAGTGATCTGGCTGCCCCCGACAAAAACTTTTTCACTATTCTGGCATATCAGCAGGGTGTTCCAGCAGATTCCATCGACTGGCGTGCTTATCCCGCCGATCTGCTCAGCGTGGCGCTCAAGAAAGGTGAAGTGAAGGCAATTTCCCTTAACGATCCGCTGGCCTGGCTGATCAAGGAGCGGGAGGGTCTGGTGGAGATCGCTACCAACCTGACCTCTCCCTATCAACACAGCGTCTGCTGCATTCTTGGTATCCGTGGCAGCATGGTGCGTGATGACAGGGCAGCAGCAAGAGCACTGACAGCCGCCCTGCGGGAAAGTCAGGAATGGGCTGCCGCTCATCCAGCCGAGGCTGCCGCGATTTATGCAGCCCATTCCGGCAAGGTGAAAGCAGAACAGGTCGAAAGCATGTTGCGCTCTCACACCCAGCATCATATGCCGAGCGGACAGGCACTGGAGCAGGAAATCATCACCTATGCCGCCGCACTGCGTGATATCGGTGTCATTCGCAGCCGTACCGATCCAGAGCGTTTTGCAAAACAAATTACAGCAGATGTTCTGTCATGA
- a CDS encoding ABC transporter permease — MTGSASAFSSQPGILLGRSRAAFWVIGLIAALLWGIDGALIQLWPDANDLGRSDWLAAGATGVAAFLLLLSLSNRVPARLRYIGPWLVVLALLLGAWELITAKLNLLPRPFFAAPQSILEVYTDDWPRLGNSIGHSLILLGLGYGLGAATGFVTGVAIGWSRAVGYWAHPVLRLLGPLPATAWLPLAFFFFPSSFSASIFLIALASGFPVAVLTWSGVSSVAAAYYDIARTLGAKPRFLVLKVAIPAAMPSVFVGLFMGLGASFSVLVVAEMMGVKAGLGWYLTWAQGWAAYANMYAALLLMALMCSGLIALLFRLRDRVLSWQKGLVKW; from the coding sequence ATGACAGGTTCCGCTTCCGCCTTTTCCAGCCAGCCCGGCATTCTTTTGGGTCGCAGCCGTGCTGCATTCTGGGTCATTGGCCTGATTGCTGCCTTGCTGTGGGGGATCGATGGTGCCCTGATCCAGCTCTGGCCAGATGCGAATGATCTTGGCCGGAGCGACTGGCTGGCTGCCGGTGCCACGGGGGTAGCAGCGTTTCTGCTGCTTCTGTCCCTGAGCAACCGGGTTCCAGCCAGACTGCGCTATATCGGCCCATGGCTTGTGGTGTTGGCACTGCTGCTGGGAGCATGGGAACTCATCACGGCAAAACTCAACCTGCTGCCACGCCCGTTTTTTGCTGCTCCCCAGTCTATTCTGGAAGTCTACACTGATGATTGGCCGCGGCTGGGTAACAGCATCGGACATTCCCTGATCCTGCTCGGTCTTGGCTACGGTCTTGGCGCTGCAACCGGTTTCGTAACCGGGGTCGCCATCGGCTGGTCACGGGCCGTAGGATACTGGGCGCATCCGGTGCTGCGCCTTCTCGGCCCATTGCCTGCTACAGCATGGCTGCCACTGGCATTTTTCTTTTTTCCATCCAGCTTCAGCGCCAGCATTTTTCTGATTGCCCTTGCCTCAGGCTTCCCGGTGGCCGTGCTCACCTGGTCAGGCGTTTCCAGCGTCGCCGCCGCCTATTACGATATCGCCCGCACACTGGGCGCAAAACCGCGTTTTCTGGTGCTGAAAGTAGCCATACCGGCAGCAATGCCCTCCGTATTCGTCGGCTTGTTTATGGGGCTTGGCGCATCTTTTTCGGTACTGGTCGTTGCTGAAATGATGGGAGTAAAGGCGGGCCTGGGCTGGTATCTGACCTGGGCACAGGGCTGGGCGGCCTATGCCAACATGTATGCGGCGTTGCTGCTGATGGCGCTGATGTGCTCCGGGTTGATCGCCCTGCTGTTCCGGCTGCGTGACAGGGTGCTCAGCTGGCAGAAAGGATTGGTGAAATGGTAA
- a CDS encoding ABC transporter ATP-binding protein, with translation MVNPALKSASAGLDLRIEAVSHAFPGKAGPLPVLQDVQLNLEPGSFVALLGPSGCGKSTLLRLVAGLEPPVQGRILADGTPITGPDPSRVVVFQDPTLYPWRTVEANVGLGPEARGTLHQDRHRIRDALQRVGLAEFADSYPHQLSGGMAQRAALARALVNDPRLLILDEPLGKLDSLTRLTMQGEIQRLWQNAGFTVLLVTHDIEEALLLSERVIVFSDRPATVLADLIVDRPYPRHRDDAQLVSLRKEILGLLGMERSW, from the coding sequence ATGGTAAATCCTGCCCTGAAATCTGCTTCGGCAGGTCTGGATTTACGGATTGAAGCCGTCTCCCATGCTTTCCCCGGTAAGGCCGGTCCGCTGCCGGTTCTGCAGGATGTTCAGCTGAATCTGGAACCGGGCAGTTTCGTCGCCCTGCTCGGTCCGAGCGGATGCGGAAAATCTACCTTGCTGCGTCTCGTCGCCGGGCTGGAACCACCGGTACAGGGTCGTATCCTGGCTGATGGCACCCCGATAACCGGACCTGATCCCAGCCGGGTAGTCGTGTTTCAGGATCCCACCCTCTATCCATGGCGCACTGTTGAAGCCAATGTCGGGCTGGGGCCGGAGGCGCGTGGAACCCTGCATCAGGATCGACACCGTATCCGCGATGCGCTGCAACGTGTGGGGCTGGCGGAATTTGCGGATTCGTATCCGCATCAGCTTTCCGGCGGGATGGCACAGCGCGCAGCGCTGGCAAGGGCGCTGGTCAACGATCCGCGTTTGCTGATCCTGGATGAACCGCTTGGCAAACTGGACAGTCTCACGCGCCTGACCATGCAGGGGGAAATCCAGCGCCTGTGGCAGAATGCAGGGTTCACGGTCCTGCTCGTCACCCATGACATTGAAGAAGCTCTGCTGCTTTCCGAGCGCGTGATCGTGTTCAGTGATCGGCCAGCAACAGTGTTGGCGGATCTTATAGTAGATCGGCCCTATCCCCGCCATCGGGATGATGCACAGCTGGTCTCGCTCAGAAAAGAAATTCTCGGATTGCTGGGGATGGAACGGTCCTGGTAA
- a CDS encoding TolC family protein, producing MIFRKYHFSVSPLTVALISAATLMGALGVDLGGISETAQAAEDQTGKSGSESSHHRSTLQKPVPKSVSDSQPAIISETVFARHLLRALSLDPEYISLQAEVLAVDARHATTSIPIAGSPSVGIGGRMDTRGPRKVWQTDVELGAPLWLPGQRQAFGQQVDADLLQAERRATERALQLAGELRETWWDAVLAMLNVHVAEQRLETAQAIQKDVERRAHFGDLSSQDTLFGENETLAADLDLSRARMEAERLRSVYSTITGGDEPLVASEPVATDRKLDDHPLIQLALAGIEAARAQIRYVNTTLRENPEVSLYSSQQGGVMSEEGTSFGFRLRVPLATEARNIPRRAAAQAGLTRATVEWTQHRRVLGLAIRRAENVLERAKISAGIARERLDVARKQLASARLSFEAGETTLYNLYQVRRLLSDALEADARAEVELGRARARLNQAMGVLPGLSAAMVTPVVAHQKLPEPAPSSR from the coding sequence ATGATATTCAGGAAGTACCACTTCTCGGTCAGCCCTCTGACTGTTGCCCTTATCTCGGCTGCCACATTGATGGGTGCTCTGGGAGTCGATCTGGGGGGCATTTCTGAAACGGCGCAGGCGGCAGAAGATCAGACTGGAAAATCCGGCTCGGAAAGCTCTCATCATCGGAGCACTCTTCAAAAACCGGTTCCGAAATCAGTGTCGGACAGTCAGCCTGCCATCATTTCCGAAACCGTATTTGCGCGTCATCTGCTGCGTGCGCTGTCGCTCGATCCTGAATATATCTCCTTACAGGCCGAGGTGCTGGCAGTTGATGCCAGACATGCAACCACCAGCATACCTATTGCGGGATCTCCATCTGTCGGCATTGGCGGCCGTATGGATACGCGAGGTCCCCGCAAGGTGTGGCAGACGGATGTGGAGTTGGGCGCTCCGCTCTGGTTGCCCGGGCAGCGTCAGGCGTTTGGTCAACAGGTAGACGCCGATCTGTTGCAGGCCGAACGCCGCGCGACGGAGCGCGCCCTGCAACTGGCAGGGGAGCTACGTGAGACGTGGTGGGATGCTGTCCTGGCCATGCTGAATGTCCATGTTGCGGAACAGCGTCTGGAAACTGCGCAGGCTATCCAGAAAGATGTCGAACGCCGCGCCCATTTCGGTGATCTTTCGTCACAGGATACATTGTTCGGTGAAAATGAGACCCTTGCGGCCGACCTGGACCTGTCCCGCGCGCGGATGGAAGCGGAAAGGCTCCGTTCTGTTTACAGCACCATCACCGGCGGTGATGAACCACTGGTTGCTTCAGAGCCGGTTGCAACCGACAGAAAGCTGGATGATCACCCGCTGATCCAGCTTGCTCTGGCGGGTATCGAGGCGGCACGTGCCCAGATACGCTATGTGAATACGACCTTGCGTGAAAATCCCGAGGTGAGCCTGTATTCATCACAGCAGGGCGGTGTCATGTCGGAGGAAGGAACCTCATTCGGGTTCCGGCTGAGGGTTCCGTTGGCCACCGAAGCCCGCAACATACCACGCCGGGCGGCGGCCCAGGCGGGGTTGACCCGGGCAACGGTGGAATGGACCCAGCACCGCCGCGTTCTCGGCCTGGCCATTCGCAGGGCGGAGAACGTGTTGGAACGGGCTAAAATCTCCGCAGGGATTGCGCGGGAGCGTCTGGATGTCGCCAGAAAGCAGCTCGCCAGTGCGCGTCTTTCATTCGAGGCAGGTGAGACCACGCTCTATAATCTTTATCAGGTCAGGCGGCTTCTGTCCGACGCATTGGAGGCCGATGCACGGGCGGAGGTCGAGCTTGGCCGTGCTCGCGCGCGTCTCAATCAAGCTATGGGTGTATTGCCCGGTCTGTCTGCGGCTATGGTGACGCCCGTTGTGGCCCATCAGAAGCTACCTGAGCCTGCTCCATCTTCCCGGTAA